In Papaver somniferum cultivar HN1 unplaced genomic scaffold, ASM357369v1 unplaced-scaffold_117, whole genome shotgun sequence, the DNA window CAGCAGCAGAGCTTGAGTAATTCCTTGCATATGTATTAACTTCACTCGAACCAAGCCCTAGACTCCACAATTCAAGTTCAAACTCTTGGCAGTATGAACCACAGTACCACTTAGAATTAGTCTTCATTCACATCTCCATTCGACAGTAACTGCTTCGCCGAAATAAGCACAAACTCGGAACAACACCATCTTCTATCTCCGGACCATTGAGCAGTTGATAAACCCCGTATCCAAATGCTTTCGAATACATCCCACTGTGGGCAATCGATACACCTCCACTTACTCTCTATGTTCTTAGCTTCGGAGCCTTCAAATTCTTATCAAACCCGTCGTTTACAGCCATGCAATGGCAGCAACATTAATAACAACACCTCCATTTCGATTCTCCGCAAAACCAACTCATCCATCTCAAACAATGCCACCATTCCGTCCTTCAATTTCATGTCGAGAACCCCTAGAACTCCAGCCATTACGGACCTTCTCTTTCTGAACTTCAGTTCACACTCAAACTGCAAACCCAGCTTCGCTGCTGATCGATCACCACCACAGCTGCAACTCAGCTCCTTGTTTCGCTGCCATCTCAGACAACTCATCTCCCTCTCTCAATGAACTAACCACAGACCCACTCCTTTGACATTGTTGTTGCAGTTCGTGTCCAACCACAGCTCTGAACAAGCCATTTCATCTCCGTCTGACCAACCAACTTCCGTTCATCTCATAacctaaacagcagcagcaattgTTCATTCACAATTCAATCTATACCCGATATTCTCATCACAGTCAACCTCCATTTCGACCAAATTTCAGTCCAAGTTCAGCCACCAGTTATCATGGCTTGTCGctgccgtattcagtcctcagcaTCGTCCTCCACCGGCAAACCATCTCTGCCATACAGCCGCACAGACATGTGATGGATAAATGGATGCATCGTCCACAAAGTATTCACCCACTAGTGGGCTTCACCTTCTTGAACAAACAAAGACAGTTCTTTGTTTCCACTTTCATGCGCAGGCAGTGAAACGATTTAACGCTGCTGATATATGAAGGTACCAGGCCAGCCATATTTCGTTATTTTCGTCGCAAATACTTATTTCTCCAACaacacctacaaagatataaaatatcaaaataaacaaaatcgagtactaatattACAGGGAATTGAgactaatatagacacataaatgcgtctatcagtgcaCCCCCACTTAACCAGGGTGCACATTCCTCTGTTACTCGCTGGGTACGTTCTTTTAAAGATAATCTTTTCTAATATTAATCGTCATCCTTAAATTACTgtattaaagaaaaaatctttttAGTCAATTAATTATATTATCAAAATCGTGATTACATGATcacttacaagaataacaaaaacatcgaAATACAAGATTTCCTTATAACCAGTGAAACAAGTAGAAGGATCCAGGAGTAACGCCTGGACTGAAATTCACCGGGAACCCATATAACCTGGACTGTAATTGTCACAGCCACCAATTTCTTAATCTTACTACATTATGTTTTTGTCCCAAAAATGCATCTTAATTGAGTTAAGAATTTTAAGATAATGCGTCTGATGAGTTTAGAGAGTATATATAAAAGCTTCTGCTGGATATATTTATATACTTCAATACATAGTATGAAGGTACAGAAAAGACGCAGAAGTGCGCCAAGTAACATTGCAATAATACATCAAGTACACTGTACATTGAATATAATTGTGGTTTTTCTTTACTGATCCTGAAAAACTAGACTTGCAAAAAAAGGATGggaaaaacctccaatatgttataaaaatcttcaaaaaaaaaaagaaaatgaattaaATACTGTTCGGTGCTCAAAGGTCAGTTGACCTGACACTAAGAGAAGATAGAAGGCCGGCTGCCTGGACTGGTAACATGTCACCGAATGTCGACATGGCTGCTGCTGATTTGTCCTTTAGCCTTCCTACTTGTCCATCTGTAAGCATGGACCCTAGTTTCAGTGTGCTCTCACCAAATCTACTGCCGACCTGtaaatttagaagaagaagatggaaagcCAAGTTAAACGGAAAGCACAAAAGCAGGACATATTAGAACATGGTATGTCCTCCGTAAAACATGTGGGTAGATATAATATGTTGCCATCCGTAAAACATGATATTAGAACAATCTTCGTAAGATATACAAAACCCATTCTCATTAAGTTCATAAGATATACAAAACTCATTCTCATTAAGTAACGGAACTTATGAATTCAAATATGCATTCTCTATCTTGACGATTTTTCCTGCCATAATAAGATGGTTTCACTGCTTTCAAATCTATGATCAGAAGATGTTAATACAAACAAATCGATATTTCACCCTTTTCTTTCAATAAGTGATGCTATTCCTACATGTAAATCTAGTAGCCTTGGTAGATACTATCATGTAAAAATAAGTGTTTGAGAAATAAACTAGGTTAGTCGATGACAGCTGAGCAGCACAGGCTTCCCAATCATCATACTCTATTGTAGCACATATGGCCATCAATTACCACCGTGACAACCCAACCACATTTCCTATAAGAGCTGTACAAATGCAAACAAGAAAGAATGATATACCTGCATGAAAGACTTAAGAAATGGACTGGCAACTCCAAAGCTAGATGTATTGTCATAATCAAGTTTTGGTGAGGTGTCTCCACTCGGATAGCTTTTCCAGGAGCTTCTGGAGGATATATCTTCAGTAGAACTTGGAAGAGCTGATTTAGCTGTCCCTCTTGAAGATAATGCTGGAGCACTGCATACCAACACGTGCAAGTTAGTACTTAGTACACATGTGCAAACAGAGAGCAAGCAAACTGAAAtcgaagaaaaaaatattgtgaagTTTGTCCAAATTTCTATTGCGTTCTAGATCAGCCAGTAAAACAACTATGAAAAAGGATCTAATGCAGGACAATGGAACACCGACCTGATTGGAAGGTATTTGAAGCGTGGGACTACGGAACACCTCATTATGTTTGACTCAGAATTGCTAGGTAATTTCCGCTGGGTGTCAGTGTACATTCGATTAAGCTGCACAAAGAAACCAAAGAGGACAGCATGCCGTAGGTATGCCTGTTTCTCATTCTCCCAGAGATAAGACTCATACCTGTCAtgcccaaaaataaaaaaattcaactcGATATCTAATGCTAGAATAGAAAAATATATGAAACTGAGATGAGCATTTAAAAGCGCTACAATATATCTACAAAAGACAAAAACTTAGAACCAGAGGGACCGACTATTCCCCTGCATCTAAAAGAGTTGGCACAATTGGAATGTTGGCTCTAAAGTTTGCGAATTTCTATTGATACAATGAAATCATTAAATCACTGTCGTTTGACCCTCCCAACAACGGTTGGACGGTCACTTCAAAGAAATTCATTGGGAactgaaaaaatgaaaatacttACGTTTGCCAGTCTATAGGATCCAGTCTTTGTGAGAGACCACTTGTCAATTCCAGGACACTCTTTCTACTGACAGAGGAGTTCTGTTTTTGCACCTGGCTTTTCATAGAGAGCTTGGATTTGGGAGTTTTAGATAACTCATCGTTCATGTTCAAGTCACCCCCAGATAAAATATCGAAAACGAACCTCAAGTCTAATAGAATTTGCAGCACTCCTCTTTCAGTCACCTTAGGACTGCGAGCATCTAAGGTAGAAACAAAGCTGCCATATATACTCAGCACCTACAACATCATTTTAAAATCAATATCTACAAAAGGTATAAATCATCAGGGTGTCGCAAATTTGGAATGCGGTGCTTAAATTACTAATTAAGGGTTAAAACCAACAGGTCTCTCAAGGAAAAGTAATGAACAAGCTGAGAGTGTTTCCAAGAGAAAAAGTAATCCTTATTATGGTATATCTATCCTACATTTATGATTTCACAAGCTCACTTTTTTATGTCAAGAATATATGCTAATGGTCAACGTACAAAATTTCTAGTTTTCATTTTAAAAAATATACAGGGAGAAACAATATCAAGCAAGATTCAACCAAATGAAGCAAATCCGTGACCAAATGTTCAACAAGAACCTGCTAGTGACATGTGAATGAAAATTATGAAGCTAGTAAATTACTTACAAACACACAGATATTACTGATATAGTAAAGTAAAATGTCATTATAAGTACACGTAGTGATTCTACATAAGAATTAAActaagacataaggagcgcaTATTTACCCTTTCCAAAAGTCCCAGAGCAAACTTCTGCAGAATCAATTTGTCAAGGACGTGCCCTCCAATTCTATGAACCTCTTCACTAGCTTGATATAGGAAAGATGTAAGATAAAGTGAAGGCATGGAAGGAAGTTCTATCTTCATCTCCACAGGACCCTCACTGGCATTCTCTTGTTTAATGACAGTTTCTTCCCAGCTCTGCACGATAGTCAAATTAATACATAAACATCATCGAAAAGAacacaaaaccaaaatcaaaataataTGATTACAGCTCATGTTCTGTGTCCATACTTAACAAGAACGGGTAACTCTTTGGACAGATCAAGATAAAAGATTTTCCAGCTAAAAGTCTAAAACCAACAAAGACTACGTCCTTCAAAAAATCTCTTCTGATAGAAGTAAAATGGAAGTATAATTACATACAGAGAAGACTTCACTTACCCTCGAGGAAGATGTCAATGACAATGCATCGTCGTTATTGATTTCCTTCGATAGAATGGCTGACAATTCATCAGATACCCAAGTAATCCACAAACTGTGAGCCCAAATACATATATCTCGGAATTTCGTGCTAAGTAAATCAAGTTTTGGACTGGCACTGTCAATCACCCCAGACAAGGCAGCCGAAGTAGATGAAGATTGTCTTCTGATGCCATTCAGACTTTGCCTTCTGGGGCTATCACGCATGGGAGAATCAAGGGAAATCCTCGAGTTAACTGGGTGGGGTGATGTTCCCTTATCAAACATCATAGAGCTTGTGGCATTCACCCATAACCTTGGAGAACCGAGTATCAAGGGTATGTGACTTGAGTGATTTCGAAATGCAAATAAGAGACGCCCAATGAATAGAGACCTTTCGACCAATATCGCTGGTGGTTCAGAATCCCCGTTGATATGCCTTATCGAAGATGAAAGGTGTCGAAGTTCCTCTTCAATTTCTCCCACTATAATTGATAAACTTTCATAACATTCATCCTGCAGATAAGAAGATAACTCTCTCAACCTTGATGCAGCTCTGGGAGACCCTAAGAAGCACATAAAATCTTCTAGAATTTTCTGGCATCTGCTGTCTACTGCATCTCTAATTTGACCAACTTCTGGACCGAAATATGCATTCAGACAACTATGGAAGTCATTTTCATCTGTTGCCCCTCTAGATGTCAATCCTGTACCAGTCTTTCTAACATTTGGCTCCAAAAACCAAACTCCGCCTCCTGTAGATGGTCTGTTTAAGTACGTTATGAAATCAATGCGACCTACCCCAGGAACTGGCACAATTGCCCTGATTGAATCCTTCACATTAACAACTCTACTTAAATCCTTAAATTCAGAATCTATAATCTCTTTCATCCTCCGAACAAAAGCATCCTCAAAAATCCCATCCCAGAGATCTTCGTCAGTACCCAAGACAAGTTCACGAATCCTATTCCAAGGAGATTCAATCTCAGATCCAAAAACACTCTTAAGCCACTCCAAACTCCCTTCCAACACCTTACGACTATCCAACGACTCTCTGATCAGCTTCTCAGCTGACGCTAACTCTTCCCCGCTAATAATACTATCAATTAAGTATCTCCCATTGACTTTACTAACAGTCTCTTCGCCACAAGTCTTCAACCAATTCAAACAAGTTTTAGCAATCAACTCCTTATCCAATACCAACATAACCGATTCAAGCTTCTCCCGATGTAATTTCCACTGCTTCACTTCCTCTTCCGGATTCGGCAACCCACCAAACAACTGCGAAGCGGGTGGTGACCCCAATATAGTCTTATAAAACAACGGCATATCATTCAACACCTGCAAAAACATTTCTCCTACCTGCCCTAAACTAACCTGAATTATCTTAACAATATCGCAAAAAACCGAAACCACATCCCCTGAACCCCCTAATTTCATCGAAACCCACGATTTCCTAGACTCCAAAAACAACCTCAACACCTCCTCCGGACCCAACTCATCAATTACCGCAACGGCACCCAATGCATCAGCATAAGCCCCAATCCCCAAATCATAATCCATCAATCTCTCTCTACTCCAAGCAGATATCTGCCCTTTAAAACTCTCAACAATCCCCCATTGATGCCCCAACAACGGAAAATTCTTCAAAAACTCCTTATTCTCACTACTGACAACCAAATCATGTACCAATTTCGCCCTAATGTACCTCCCAGAAGCCTCTAAAAACATAGATTCATCTAAACAACCCCAAATATTCTCAGGTGTATCCACCAAATACTTAACCCTAGAAGCAATTCCATAGACCCTTACTCTAACAGGATTACTGTAATTCATCCCCCTAGGGGTATTACCTCCATAATCATTGTTATTA includes these proteins:
- the LOC113329917 gene encoding conserved oligomeric Golgi complex subunit 1-like, with amino-acid sequence MRTPRASTATSTTTNDETGFRDAESLFRTKPISEIRTIEVKTQKEIQEKKEELRQLVGNRYRDLIDSADSIVCMKSSCQSISSNISMIENYIHSLSNNNNDYGGNTPRGMNYSNPVRVRVYGIASRVKYLVDTPENIWGCLDESMFLEASGRYIRAKLVHDLVVSSENKEFLKNFPLLGHQWGIVESFKGQISAWSRERLMDYDLGIGAYADALGAVAVIDELGPEEVLRLFLESRKSWVSMKLGGSGDVVSVFCDIVKIIQVSLGQVGEMFLQVLNDMPLFYKTILGSPPASQLFGGLPNPEEEVKQWKLHREKLESVMLVLDKELIAKTCLNWLKTCGEETVSKVNGRYLIDSIISGEELASAEKLIRESLDSRKVLEGSLEWLKSVFGSEIESPWNRIRELVLGTDEDLWDGIFEDAFVRRMKEIIDSEFKDLSRVVNVKDSIRAIVPVPGVGRIDFITYLNRPSTGGGVWFLEPNVRKTGTGLTSRGATDENDFHSCLNAYFGPEVGQIRDAVDSRCQKILEDFMCFLGSPRAASRLRELSSYLQDECYESLSIIVGEIEEELRHLSSSIRHINGDSEPPAILVERSLFIGRLLFAFRNHSSHIPLILGSPRLWVNATSSMMFDKGTSPHPVNSRISLDSPMRDSPRRQSLNGIRRQSSSTSAALSGVIDSASPKLDLLSTKFRDICIWAHSLWITWVSDELSAILSKEINNDDALSLTSSSRSWEETVIKQENASEGPVEMKIELPSMPSLYLTSFLYQASEEVHRIGGHVLDKLILQKFALGLLERVLSIYGSFVSTLDARSPKVTERGVLQILLDLRFVFDILSGGDLNMNDELSKTPKSKLSMKSQVQKQNSSVSRKSVLELTSGLSQRLDPIDWQTYESYLWENEKQAYLRHAVLFGFFVQLNRMYTDTQRKLPSNSESNIMRCSVVPRFKYLPISAPALSSRGTAKSALPSSTEDISSRSSWKSYPSGDTSPKLDYDNTSSFGVASPFLKSFMQVGSRFGESTLKLGSMLTDGQVGRLKDKSAAAMSTFGDMLPVQAAGLLSSLSVRSTDL